A region of the Hirundo rustica isolate bHirRus1 chromosome 5, bHirRus1.pri.v3, whole genome shotgun sequence genome:
TGGGCGGCGCACACCAAGCCTCCGGCCGGGTGCCCGGCGTAGCTGCCGGGGCCGTGCATGGAGAGCGGGGTTCCCATGGGCGGCGAGTGGCTGAGGGGGCTGAGCCCCCCCGGCAGCGCTCCGccgcccagcccggcccccgccccgccgccgccgcccccgcccgtGGGAGCGCTGGTGTCGGCGCCCGGGTTCTGCTTCTTCCACTTGGTGCGGCGGTTCTGGAACCAGATCTTCACCTGCGTCTCGGTGAGGCTGAGGGACAGCGCCAGGTTGAGGCGCTCGCAGACCGACAGGTACCGCGTGGATTTGAACTTGTTTTCCAGCGCCACCAGCTGCTCGTAGGTGAAGGCTGTCCGCGCCCGCCGGGGCTTGCCCGACTTGGAGTCCGAGCCCGTCCGCTTCCTCTTGGGCTTGGCCTGCGGGCCGGGCTGAGCCCCGACGggcgccggcggcggcggcggagggggCGCCGGGGGAGGGACGATCCCCGCCTCGGCCGCCTCGGCTCGGAGCGGGCCCGGCTCGGGCTCCCCGGGCGCCGCGGGGCCGGagctgccgctgctgccgctgctgccgctgGTGCTGCCGCTCTCCTCGCTGCACAGCTCCTCGTCGTCCGGCAGCTCGCTGTCGGGGCTGCGGCTCGGCCGGCTGCTGTAGTCCAGGTCACACTCCTCGGCCTTGTAGAGCTCCCCGTCCTCTGCGGACCAAGCGACAGCCGCTGTTAGGGCTCGCCGCCCGACCCGaaccccgccccgcccgcccccagccccgccggtGCTGCCCCCGAGGCGGACGGGCTCTGCCGGCAGCCCTCGCCCCGAGGCTTCGCCCACCCGCTGtcccccctgctcctggggtgcCCGGGCAGCGGGGCAGCCCCTCCCGCCCCTCCCGGCCCCCTCGGCCCCTCCGCCCGCCGTGGGGatgcggccgggccgggcccctcGGgtgggggctgctcctgccgccCTGAGCCGGGGTCGGGTTGGGCAGAAGCGCAGGGGATGGGGCTCGGAACTGCAGCTCTGAGGCCGGGAAGGAGCTGTCCGGCCcgggctggctgtgccagcgCTGCCTCGGCAAGAGCTGGTACCGAGACTTGGCCGGGATAGGGGATGTACCCCCCTTCCCACCAGCGCACCCACCGAACACCCGAGGGCTGGAAAGGCCTTTGGGAAGGCGGCAGGGAGAGTATTCCCGGGGTGCCCGGAGGGCAGCGGGGCGCTGGTAGGGGCGAGGAGCGGccggggagcagcccctgcccgggCCGAGCCTGCCGTGCCTggggagcgggcggcggggaTGTCAAAGTGCCTCTTAACAATTTTAGTGACGGAAATCTCCGAATCGATGGGTGATTTGCTGGGTTTTGCTCTGGCATTTTTAACCCTTCCTGCGTCTGGTTTGACCTCTTGTCACTTCCCGAGATGGAAGTATTAAAGTGGAGTAAATACTTGTATTGATTAGCAGAGCAGATACAAACTTAATTAAACTCATTTTGTGCAATGTACAAACTAGTTAACGgtcatttaatttatttgggtttatattatGCTCCAATTAACGGGTCTCCATCGGAGAACAGGGTAATTATCCGATATTTAAGGCTATTGGACTTGTGCTGACGATTCTGTCATTATGAAGCCTGAAAGCAAATGGCGTTTTCCCGAGAACCGGCTCCTTCCCGTCCTGGCCGGGCCCGGGCTCCTTTGGGGGAGCAAGAGGAGAACCCTTCCCCTCGGGACGGGGTGGGGGAGGCCCCGCGGGCAGGTCGGGGGCACAGGCCCTTGAGGACGGTCCTTTTTCGCCGGTGCTTTCAGACACTCCTAAACTTCCCTCCTCTCACTTCTGCAACGGGGCTGTTGCTCTGGGAACCCCTAATCAAGGACTCCTTTAATTTGGTTAACCGAGATACGCGAATAGGAAATGAATCGCTGCCCTGTCACCCTTATCCCGTCCTCAGTTTGTTGGTTTTAATCCCGGACTCCCTAACTCCCGCATGTAAAATTAGGGGTGGTTTTAAAAGTGTGTTTTGTTCAACGCGCTGATTTCAGATATGGCTGGTTCAGTAGCAGAAATAAGGGCAGAGTATTGTTGTCCTTTACACCCCGAAAATATCCCTTCATAACTTACGGTTCATTAAGAACCCTTTCCAGCTTTCTGTTCAGGTCCGAGCATGAAAAACACGGGTGATCGCCGCCGAACAGAAGAGAACCGGCTCTATTTTCTCCCTGCCAGACCCAATGAGCGCAGACAAGCGTCCTGCAACCTGTAGGACCTGCTAGAAATCTCAGGGCGTAATTTTTTGCAGCAACGATTTATAAAAAGTGCGTGTAGCTGCTCCTGCGGGGCAGACTCGGGGGCTGAGCgcagctccagcacccacaCACGGACCGGACCGGGAAGCTGCAGCTAGCAGTTTCGGAGTTTAATTTTCCGTCTAGGGGATCCCAGCCGTTGGTCAActaaatttttttaaggaaaaaaaaaaaaaaaattgcaacgCGAATAAGATTTGGCGACGGAGTTGGACGCCGGGCTTGTTAATTTGTTTCTGGAATAGGTTAAAGGGTAATTTAATGGGGAGTTTGAACTGTTGTTTTAAACGTTTAAATAGTTTTACGAGCGGCAAGTGACGAGcgctgttttctctctcctttggcCAGAAAGCCTTTGCATTTTTCGGAGGGGTTGGTACTTTTCTGAACAGAGCTACTTTTCAGAACACTTCCCCTACACTAAGCCACCACTTGAACTAATATTAATTACGatggggaaagagaagaattaaATTTCGTGATTTTTCGAGCAGTCCCAGATCTATTCCTGGCCACTGCCCTAACACCAAGGTGTTGTGACCGAAGGAGTCCTTGTGTGGAGTGTCCGGGGAACTTGTCAGCGGGCGAAGAGCGGCGCGATGCCCCCAAACACGTTTATTTTCAGAGAAGGGATGGAGTTGGATTTCTCTCCTTGTCTGGAGATAGAAGTGTGAGATTAGCGATAAATTAACCTCGTCGGTCTTTCTGGTCGCCCAGATCTATTTAATATGACGAAAGTCAGATGAGTTTAGAGTAATAATTACTCCAGCACCGCACCGCTTTTAAAAATCGCTTTTGAATTCTGTTAGTGCCCCATTCCTGCTTTAGCTTTACAGATGAAAAATGCGTCATGGCTCGGGCTGGAGCAGATTCTAGACCTTTTTCGCTGCCTAATTTTACTTGACAGAGTTCCGCTATGGCGGGGTTGGAAACCTTCGAgtcctcctctctctccccagacagagaaattatttttttcctaagccgAGAAGTTTATCCCCTCAGCTCGCTGCctcttctttcccctctctgGACATGGAATAACTATAGATATTTTCCACAACGACCGCCTTTTCCCGGAAAGCCTCCGCGATCCCCAGAGTCGCGGTGTTTAGAGGTGAGAAAGTTGGGATATTCGGacccagaaagaaaaagcaatctAGAGCTTGGGTCGAATGCAATTCCCGATCAATAGCGAGCCCTAATAAGTGTAATAGGTTTTAATCGAGTAATTATCCGAATTTTGACCCTATAATTTAGATGTTAGGGAAGAGTTTGCAAGGTGCTTGAAAGAGATATGCACAATTCGATAATAGGATATCGATCCAAGCAGTCCTACATGCCACTCTGGGGCGATTTTCCCCATTATCCAGCCTCTTTACGCTGCTAAGCACATTTTACCTTAAATGTAATCGAAGgaatttaattgtttttccagAGATAACCAGCATTTTGTCACAATTAGTCTGATTTGTCCTAAAAAAgccaaggggagagagaaaattgAATCTGTCGCCCAGAGCAacgggcggcagcggcggggggAGGACGGGAGAGGGGTCCGAGGCTGGGAAGAGAGACACAAAGTCATAAAAGCTTGGGGGGGCCCAGGCGAGGTGCGGGTACCAAGGGAGGGTTTTCGCAGCCTCGGGGCCGGGGCTCCGGCCGTCCGAAGCCGGAGGAGCCGCTTCCAAGTTTACCTGAGCCGGAGCTCACAGGCAGCGCTGGCCGTCCctgcgaggaggaggaggaggatggcggggttcctccccaccccagccaggcCGGCATCCCCGGGctgatcctgctgctccagggggcACGAACAGCTCCGGCTGTCCCTCCGAGCTCCTCGGCCACGCGGGGAGCGGAGCCAGGCCTGTCCCGAGAGGATGCGCCCGGCTCCCCTCCTGCCATCCCTCCGCCTAACACGGAATTCCACCTCTCTacatccagcagcagcagcgcgggGCGCGTTTGTCCTTCCCCGGAGCCGGCTGCCCGCAGCGCCCCGGCTGCCAGCGGGGGAAGGATGAGATGTCAAAGCATGCCAGACCCTGTCGGGGGAACTCGGGGCAGCCCCCGGCTCGGAGGGGCTCCGAGCCCCCGGACCTACTTACTGATCAGCTCTGCGGACTTCTTGCACGCGTCGAAATCTTCGGCGAGAGCCTTTTGCTCGGCCAGCTCCGTCCCTGAGTCCTCGGGTTTATCCTCCGCCCCCAGAGCGAACTCGGTCCCCGCCGATTTGTACAAGCCCGCGCAGTGCCGCCGCTTGCTGTTGAACTTGTTAGGGTCCAGGATGTCGAGCACGGAGAAGGAGGTGGTTCTGTGCACCATGGGCAGCGCGGCCACTGCCCCCTCTTGTCCGGGGGTGTTGCTCTGGCTGTCCCCTTGCCTGTCCCGGTTGGCAGGGCAGTAGAGCGGCAGCTCGCCGCCGGCCGAGAGCCGCTGCTCCCCGCGGCCGTCCATCCCTTCCCCGTGGCAGCCGCGGGGCTCCCCGCCGATGCCGGCCGCCGGGGCTGTCACCGCCGCGGCTGCCGCTGCCGGGATGGAGATGTCACCGACCTTGTCTCTGCTCACATTCATGACTCTTCGCAGAGTCCCTCTCGGCTGCAACTTctcccccctgccctcccctctcgctctccccctccttcctccgGCGAAGTTGATCCGGAAACTCCTCCCCGGCTCCGCTCCGGCTCAGGACGAGCCGCTGCCTTCAGCTCCCCGGGGCTGCGCTGGGTCCAGCCGCCGGGATCCTCCGGAGGAGGCAGGGAGTCACAAGGTGATGCTCGGCTCAGAGCCTCcactcagctgctccttcttccttctcatcATCCTCGCCAGGCTGCCGGGCGCTCCTGCCCGCCCCCCCCCTCGCTCGCACACACAGAGGCAAAGCTGTATCTTATTTATGCATTCATATTTAGCACTGGATTGTAATTGGCTACAAATTAATCCCTTGCCCATAATAGTCTGTAATCTTCATCACTGGAAGAGAGACGCGTTGAAAGTGTGTgccggggggaggggggcagagaggagagagcGAATGAAGGATGGTGTTGGCTGTGATATACTTGGCTGTCAGCTCTGTTTCAGCACACCTCCACTCATCTGGAAAGCATCTAAATAGCCTTATTTGGAGAAGTGGGAGGAGATGAcgctttcttttaaataattgcGGGATCAATATAAAGAAGATATTATACACAAAAACGGGGAACTTAAGGTCTTCCAGCCCTAATAGTGGAGTTAGATGATCAAAAGcgaattgtgtgtgtgtgtgtgtgtgtgtgtgtgtgggctCAGAGGTGTCAGCCCCCAGCACctgtttcccttccctgctgggtTTATTAAATtagaacaaaaggagaaaattgtGGACAGAGGTTTAGCGGTTGGAGCGAGGCTTGTGTCCgcggacacacacacacacacacacacacacacacacaccctcacaggcttctttctcctccttagCTAATTAATTACAATTAAATCTCAAATGTAAGTGCCAAGAAAGTgccagaagaaaattaatacgTTTAAACGGCACAAGACAAAACGCGACGATAAATAAATCCAGAGTAACTGGGAGAAAAGGTCTTTTCCCTTCCATGCAAGGAGTAAAGGTATAACCAGACCTAAGTTACACTTTCGGAAATTACTCTCATATTAAAAACGGTTTTAACTGTAGAAAATTAAGACGTAGGAACAAAATTGTCAGTGAATTATAGAACATGTTTTCCCATCCTCTacctaattttcttctctttcgTGTATAGTTGTGTGTTCTTTGATCATATCAATTTCATTCTTGTTTTGGACGCTCCATCGCTACTCAGTTTGAATTAgctgccagaggaaaaaaaaaaaaaaaaaaaaggtgggggg
Encoded here:
- the NKX1-1 gene encoding NK1 transcription factor-related protein 1 gives rise to the protein MNVSRDKVGDISIPAAAAAAVTAPAAGIGGEPRGCHGEGMDGRGEQRLSAGGELPLYCPANRDRQGDSQSNTPGQEGAVAALPMVHRTTSFSVLDILDPNKFNSKRRHCAGLYKSAGTEFALGAEDKPEDSGTELAEQKALAEDFDACKKSAELIKDGELYKAEECDLDYSSRPSRSPDSELPDDEELCSEESGSTSGSSGSSGSSGPAAPGEPEPGPLRAEAAEAGIVPPPAPPPPPPPAPVGAQPGPQAKPKRKRTGSDSKSGKPRRARTAFTYEQLVALENKFKSTRYLSVCERLNLALSLSLTETQVKIWFQNRRTKWKKQNPGADTSAPTGGGGGGGAGAGLGGGALPGGLSPLSHSPPMGTPLSMHGPGSYAGHPAGGLVCAAQLPFLPSPAVLSPFVLGSQTYGAPAFYTPHL